Proteins encoded in a region of the Triticum dicoccoides isolate Atlit2015 ecotype Zavitan chromosome 3A, WEW_v2.0, whole genome shotgun sequence genome:
- the LOC119268406 gene encoding polypyrimidine tract-binding protein homolog 1-like isoform X2, which produces MASGGNPQFRYTQPPSKVIHVRNLPWECTDEELTELGSLFGKVVNTKCNVGANRNQAFIEFADQNQAIAMISYYASSAEPAQVRGKNVYLQYSNRQEIVNSKNTGDAAGNVLLVTMEGVLPDAVSIDVLHLVFSAFGYVHKIATFEKASGYQALIQFSDAETASSAKAALDGRCIPSYLLPELDGSCTLRINYSAHSVLNVKFQSHRSRDYTNPYLPLAPSAIDGSGVAQDGKKEEPESNVLLASVENMQYIVTIDALHEVFSAFGFVQKIAIFEKNSGFHALIQYPDIQTAVKAREALEGHSIYEGGYCKLHLAFSRHTDLNVRINNERGRDYTGGNSAPANHEPSILGPQPMLAAGSTAPPYSSAPSTAADVVAAPGTTSILATPGAPSLPSSQPHPQTASGGPQQYASQGVLQGYGAPGFPQGPNQAQMSQHSGQGNQQMPNHQAMSFPGHGRQQLPPGPQMMQGPGYRGPPFPQGHMQSMPQFPVYGNQQFPPGAGPQMMGFPGQGGILVHMWQKQVGIHNYSVVKCFGYGLYHFILIIGENGVGCKLFVSVAFNLTWRGRSLWAVPGNETEYSWLKGHSSVAIKSSGV; this is translated from the exons ATGGCTTCCGGTGGGAACCCGCAGTTCCGGTACACCCAGCCTCCATCGAAGGTGATACACGTGAGGAACCTGCCGTGGGAGTGCACCGACGAGGAGCTGACCGAGCTGGGGAGCCTCTTCGGCAAGGTCGTCAACACCAAGTGCAACGTCGGCGCCAACAGGAACCAGGCGTTCATCGAATTC GCTGACCAAAATCAGGCAATTGCTATGATATCATACTATGCATCATCAGCGGAGCCAGCGCAGGTAAGAGGCAAGAATGTGTACCTTCAGTACTCCAATAGACAGGAGATTGTCAACAGCAAGAATACCGGGGATGCTGCAGGCAATGTTTTGCTAGTGACAATGGAGGGTGTTCTGCCAGATGCTGTGAGCATAGATGTTCTACACTTG GTATTTTCTGCTTTTGGATATGTTCACAAGATTGCTACCTTTGAAAAGGCATCTGGTTATCAG GCGTTGATACAATTTTCTGATGCTGAGACCGCGTCATCTGCAAAAGCTGCTCTGGATGGCAGATGCATTCCTAG CTACTTGCTTCCAGAACTTGATGGGTCCTGCACTTTAAGAATCAATTATTCAGCACACTCTGTTCTAAATGTCAAGTTTCAGAGTCATAGGAGTAG GGATTATACAAACCCATACCTTCCCCTTGCACCTTCTGCTATTGATGGATCTGGAGTG GCCCAGGATGGGAAGAAGGAGGAGCCAGAGAGCAATGTTCTGCTTGCGTCAGTTGAGAATATGCAGTATATTGTTACAATTGATGCTCTTCACGAG GTCTTCTCtgcttttgggtttgtacaaaagaTTGCTATTTTTGAGAAGAACTCTGGCTTCCATGCACTAATCCAGTATCCAG ATATTCAAACTGCAGTTAAAGCAAGAGAAGCATTAGAAGGACACAGCATCTATGAAGGTGGATATTGCAAGCTTCACCTCGCGTTTTCACGCCATACTGATCTTAATGTTAGG ATCAACAATGAGCGAGGTCGAGATTACACTGGGGGGAACAGTGCTCCAGCTAACCATGAACCTTCCATTCTTGGCCCTCAGCCAATGCTTGCTGCTGGCTCTACTGCGCCACCATACAGCAGTGCTCCTTCCACAGCAGCTGATGTAGTAGCAGCACCAGGGACTACATCTATTCTGGCAACACCAGGAGCACCATCCCTTCCTTCCAGTCAGCCACACCCACAAACTGCTTCAGGTGGACCTCAACAATACGCCAGCCAGGGAGTCCTACAAGGCTATGGAGCCCCAGGGTTCCCGCAAGGCCCAAATCAAGCTCAAATGTCACAGCATTCAGGCCAAGGAAATCAACAGATGCCCAACCATCAAGCGATGTCGTTCCCTGGCCATGGAAGGCAGCAGCTACCTCCGGGTCCTCAAATGATGCAAGGTCCAGGTTATAGAGGCCCGCCGTTTCCACAAGGTCATATGCAATCAATGCCGCAGTTTCCAGTATATGGCAATCAGCAGTTTCCTCCTGGCGCCGGGCCGCAGATGATGGGCTTCCCCGGGCAGGGAG GAATTTTGGTGCACATGTGGCAGAAACAAGTGGGCATACATAATTATTCTGTAGTGAAATGCTTTGGCTATGGATTGTATCATTTCATTCTTATTATTGGAGAAAATGGTGTTGGCTGCAAACTATTCGTTTCTGTGGCCTTTAACCTAACCTGGCGAGGGAGGAGCCTTTGGGCGGTGCCAGGGAATGAAACAGAATATTCATGGTTAAAAGGTCACAGCAGCGTGGCGATCAAGAGTTCAGGAGTTTAG
- the LOC119268406 gene encoding polypyrimidine tract-binding protein homolog 1-like isoform X1, with translation MASGGNPQFRYTQPPSKVIHVRNLPWECTDEELTELGSLFGKVVNTKCNVGANRNQAFIEFADQNQAIAMISYYASSAEPAQVRGKNVYLQYSNRQEIVNSKNTGDAAGNVLLVTMEGVLPDAVSIDVLHLVFSAFGYVHKIATFEKASGYQALIQFSDAETASSAKAALDGRCIPSYLLPELDGSCTLRINYSAHSVLNVKFQSHRSRDYTNPYLPLAPSAIDGSGVAQDGKKEEPESNVLLASVENMQYIVTIDALHEVFSAFGFVQKIAIFEKNSGFHALIQYPDIQTAVKAREALEGHSIYEGGYCKLHLAFSRHTDLNVRINNERGRDYTGGNSAPANHEPSILGPQPMLAAGSTAPPYSSAPSTAADVVAAPGTTSILATPGAPSLPSSQPHPQTASGGPQQYASQGVLQGYGAPGFPQGPNQAQMSQHSGQGNQQMPNHQAMSFPGHGRQQLPPGPQMMQGPGYRGPPFPQGHMQSMPQFPVYGNQQFPPGAGPQMMGFPGQGGQYPPFGRPLHPYNR, from the exons ATGGCTTCCGGTGGGAACCCGCAGTTCCGGTACACCCAGCCTCCATCGAAGGTGATACACGTGAGGAACCTGCCGTGGGAGTGCACCGACGAGGAGCTGACCGAGCTGGGGAGCCTCTTCGGCAAGGTCGTCAACACCAAGTGCAACGTCGGCGCCAACAGGAACCAGGCGTTCATCGAATTC GCTGACCAAAATCAGGCAATTGCTATGATATCATACTATGCATCATCAGCGGAGCCAGCGCAGGTAAGAGGCAAGAATGTGTACCTTCAGTACTCCAATAGACAGGAGATTGTCAACAGCAAGAATACCGGGGATGCTGCAGGCAATGTTTTGCTAGTGACAATGGAGGGTGTTCTGCCAGATGCTGTGAGCATAGATGTTCTACACTTG GTATTTTCTGCTTTTGGATATGTTCACAAGATTGCTACCTTTGAAAAGGCATCTGGTTATCAG GCGTTGATACAATTTTCTGATGCTGAGACCGCGTCATCTGCAAAAGCTGCTCTGGATGGCAGATGCATTCCTAG CTACTTGCTTCCAGAACTTGATGGGTCCTGCACTTTAAGAATCAATTATTCAGCACACTCTGTTCTAAATGTCAAGTTTCAGAGTCATAGGAGTAG GGATTATACAAACCCATACCTTCCCCTTGCACCTTCTGCTATTGATGGATCTGGAGTG GCCCAGGATGGGAAGAAGGAGGAGCCAGAGAGCAATGTTCTGCTTGCGTCAGTTGAGAATATGCAGTATATTGTTACAATTGATGCTCTTCACGAG GTCTTCTCtgcttttgggtttgtacaaaagaTTGCTATTTTTGAGAAGAACTCTGGCTTCCATGCACTAATCCAGTATCCAG ATATTCAAACTGCAGTTAAAGCAAGAGAAGCATTAGAAGGACACAGCATCTATGAAGGTGGATATTGCAAGCTTCACCTCGCGTTTTCACGCCATACTGATCTTAATGTTAGG ATCAACAATGAGCGAGGTCGAGATTACACTGGGGGGAACAGTGCTCCAGCTAACCATGAACCTTCCATTCTTGGCCCTCAGCCAATGCTTGCTGCTGGCTCTACTGCGCCACCATACAGCAGTGCTCCTTCCACAGCAGCTGATGTAGTAGCAGCACCAGGGACTACATCTATTCTGGCAACACCAGGAGCACCATCCCTTCCTTCCAGTCAGCCACACCCACAAACTGCTTCAGGTGGACCTCAACAATACGCCAGCCAGGGAGTCCTACAAGGCTATGGAGCCCCAGGGTTCCCGCAAGGCCCAAATCAAGCTCAAATGTCACAGCATTCAGGCCAAGGAAATCAACAGATGCCCAACCATCAAGCGATGTCGTTCCCTGGCCATGGAAGGCAGCAGCTACCTCCGGGTCCTCAAATGATGCAAGGTCCAGGTTATAGAGGCCCGCCGTTTCCACAAGGTCATATGCAATCAATGCCGCAGTTTCCAGTATATGGCAATCAGCAGTTTCCTCCTGGCGCCGGGCCGCAGATGATGGGCTTCCCCGGGCAGGGAGGTCAGTATCCTCCATTTGGTAGGCCGCTTCATCCGTATAACCGTTAG
- the LOC119268408 gene encoding chitinase domain-containing protein 1-like — protein MPPRRRDRRSHRDPSPSPSRPSGPRASPSSPRLRLAFIVPPLLLLVLTVLHFTGLLSRSPPYPQTPGKTPLSVYDRGLVKRQVSAGEILAEHARVSENQSRHHFPNPVLAYVTPWNSKGYDMAKLFSTKLTHVSPVWYDLKSDGNKLSLEGQHNYDAGWVSELQNNGSLVVPRVVLEAFPGVVLLKKKSRDKTIELIVSECRDKGYDGVVLESWSRWAAYGVLDDPELRQLALQFVKQLGEALHSISSKSSTRNHLELIYVIPAPRMEGPNNQDFGPEDLLELADSVDGFSLMTYDFSGPQNPGPSAPLKWIQYSLTTLLPAKGSASQGHSHMIFLGINFYGNDFLLSKGGGGSSITGRDFIHLLEKYKPSLQWDDKSSEHFFIYSDKGVRHAVFYPTLLSLSVRLDEAQDWGAGLSIWEIGQGLDYFFDVL, from the exons ATGCCACCCCGGAGGCGGGATCGCCGGAGTCATCGCGACCCCTCGCCGTCTCCCTCCCGCCCAAGCGGGCCACGAGCTTCCCCCTCGAGCCcccgcctccgcctcgccttcaTCGTCCCTCCCCTGCTTCTCCTGGTCCTCACAGTGCTTCACTTCACCGGCCTCCTTTCCCGATCCCCTCCTTACCCCCAAACGCCGGGGAAGACCCCACTCTCCGTCTATGATCGCGGCCTAGTCAAGCGCCAAGTCTCCGCCGGCGAGATCCTTGCC GAGCACGCTAGGGTTTCGGAGAACCAGTCGCGCCACCATTTCCCAAACCCCGTCCTGGCCTACGTGACCCCCTG GAATTCTAAAGGCTATGATATGGCAAAGTTGTTCAGCACGAAGCTTACTCATGTATCACCAGTGTGGTATGACTTGAAGAG TGATGGGAATAAGCTATCTTTGGAAGGACAGCACAATTATGATGCTGGATGGGTCTCCGAACTTCAAAATAACGGTTCTTTG GTAGTGCCAAGAGTTGTCTTAGAGGCATTCCCTGGTGTTGTACTTCTGAAAAAGAAGTCAAGGGACAAAACCATTGAACTAATAGTGAGCGAATGCAG GGATAAGGGGTATGATGGTGTTGTGCTGGAATCCTGGTCAAGATGGGCTGCTTATGGTGTGCTAGATGATCCAGAGCTGCGCCAACTG GCACTTCAGTTTGTTAAGCAGCTGGGCGAGGCTTTGCATTCTATCAGCTCAAAATCAAGTACCAGGAACCATTTGGAACTAATTTATGTTATCCCAGCTCCACGGATGGAAGGGCCCAACAATCAAGACTTTGGACCAGAAGATCTCCTGGAGTTGGCTGATTCAGTagatggtttttctcttatgacatATGACTTCTCTGGACCACAAAACCCTGGCCCCAGTGCACCTCTGAAGTGGATACAATATTCTTTGACAACACTTCTTCCAGCCAAGGGTTCTGCTTCTCAAGGCCATTCTCACATGATATTCCTTGGGATTAATTTCTATGGGAATGATTTTCTACTTTCTAAAG GTGGTGGTGGTAGTTCTATTACTGGAAGAGATTTCATTCATTTACTTGAGAAGTACAAGCCATCTTTGCAATGGGATGACAAAAGTTCAGAGCATTTTTTTATATATTCGGATAAAGGTGTGAGGCATGCTGTATTTTATCCAACGCTGTTGTCTCTTTCTGTACGTTTGGATGAAGCGCAAGATTGGGGGGCAGGGCTTTCAATCTGGGAAATTGGACAAGGTTTGGACTACTTTTTTGATGTTCTCTAG
- the LOC119268409 gene encoding putative B3 domain-containing protein Os03g0621600 codes for MAIEESNEMGTKVLPAVDNKDRQPVHPMPEVVLPPTAEEEPKTPTVGDDERMEEPPSSKRRNYDHYHEEDGPTHFCKVIVAPELECIPMPLGFTKHFVAVPTEFKLRNNTGCSWRVTVKLMNDRVTLDQGWATYAAVHQIKIGYMVTFKLLTADTLKVIIFDDDGIEVVNKCGKHDEAFAARD; via the exons ATGGCG ATCGAGGAGAGCAATGAGATGGGCACGAAGGTGCTCCCGGCCGTTGACAACAAGGACAGGCAGCCGGTTCATCCAATGCCCGAGGTGGTGCTGCCACCCACCGCTGAGGAAGAACCGAAGACGCCAACGGTTGGCGACGACGAGCGCATGGAGGAGCCCCCCAGCAGCAAGCGCCGCAACTACGACCACTACCATGAGGAGGATGGCCCaactcacttctgcaaggtcatcGTTGCACCGGAGCTTGAGTGCATCCCCATGCCcctgggcttcaccaagcacttcgtCGCGGTGCCGACGGAGTTCAAGCTGAGGAACAACACCGGCTGCTCCTGGAGGGTGACGGTGAAGCTGATGAACGACAGGGTGACCTtggatcagggttgggccacctacgCCGCAGTTCATCAGATCAAGATCGGCTATATGGTGACGTTCAAGCTCCTGACTGCCgacaccctcaaggtcatcatcttcgacgacgATGGCATTGAGGTGGTCAACAAGTGCGGGAAGCACGACGAAGCCTTCGCCGCCAGGGACTAG
- the LOC119268410 gene encoding uncharacterized protein LOC119268410 gives MEVCSNFGSMPDMQKESDAVLMRATAQELKTLIPNPAKGAMAVDIIRWAMSQVVSNDARQRKRWSKYKNYWAPNDRRAAVYWETTIVPPAVIGGEPKEEEEPVQMPVRAPEPGRRTWQIDLDSAEDDDDPPPRMTMDKKMKASHSTRRSACLNGRRG, from the coding sequence ATGGAGGTGTGCTCGAACTTCGGCTCCATGCCTGACATGCAGAAGGAATCTGATGCAGTGCTCATGAGGGCCACTGCACAAGAGTTGAAGACGCTGATTCCTAACCCGGCGAAGGGCGCGATGGCAGTCGACATCATTCGCTGGGCCATGAGTCAGGTCGTCTCCAACGACGCTAGACAGAGGAAGAGGTGGTCCAAGTACAAGAACTACTGGGCTCCTAATGACCGCCGTGCCGCAGTGTACTGGGAGACGACAATCGTGCCGCCGGCGGTCATCGGTggggagcctaaggaggaggaAGAACCGGTGCAGATGCCAGTGAGGGCGCCGGAGCCAGGCCGTCGTACCTGGCAGATTGACCTCGACTCCGCCGAGGACGATGACGACCCGCCGCCCCGCATGACGATggacaagaagatgaaggccaGCCACTCGACCCGCCGCTCCGCATGCCTCAACGGCCGCCGCGGTTAG
- the LOC119268411 gene encoding MYB-like transcription factor TCL2 isoform X1, with amino-acid sequence MSSESLGKNSKIMGGRERKEVNSTAKHFVDFTEAEEDLVFRMHRLVGNRWELIAGRIPGRTAEEVEMFWAKRHQDQ; translated from the exons ATGAGCAGCGAAAGCTTGGGCAAGAACTCCAAGATCATGGGTGGCCGTGAAAGAAAAG AAGTTAATAGCACCGCAAAGCATTTTGTTGATTTCACAGAAGCAGAGGAAGATCTTGTTTTCAGAATGCACAGGCTTGTCGGGAACAG GTGGGAACTTATAGCTGGAAGAATCCCCGGAAGAACAGCAGAAGAAGTAGAGATGTTCTGGGCAAAAAGGCACCAGGACCAATGA
- the LOC119268411 gene encoding MYB-like transcription factor TCL2 isoform X2 codes for MSSESLGKNSKIMGGRERKVNSTAKHFVDFTEAEEDLVFRMHRLVGNRWELIAGRIPGRTAEEVEMFWAKRHQDQ; via the exons ATGAGCAGCGAAAGCTTGGGCAAGAACTCCAAGATCATGGGTGGCCGTGAAAGAAAAG TTAATAGCACCGCAAAGCATTTTGTTGATTTCACAGAAGCAGAGGAAGATCTTGTTTTCAGAATGCACAGGCTTGTCGGGAACAG GTGGGAACTTATAGCTGGAAGAATCCCCGGAAGAACAGCAGAAGAAGTAGAGATGTTCTGGGCAAAAAGGCACCAGGACCAATGA
- the LOC119268413 gene encoding protein SEH1-like, whose protein sequence is MADHKVAQLGPGAACCGWNHCGRRLAAGAVDGSVSVYDSQPSPSSKWQAHEHAIVAVVWLPPDYGDAIACVCADGTLSLWEEIAEDDQLPIWRKCKVFEGGSSHILNVQFGVLLSSLKMVIAYSDGQVKVYELLDSLELDKWQLQAELQNITDPVSRIGKPACISASIAWSPRRGEGQQASFAIGFNSDSPNFNSCKIWEFEEAHQRWLPLIELGSPEDKGERVHALAWAPNIGRPYEMIAVATCKGIAVWHVGFNPESDGRLSTENVAVLPSHNGEVWQLEWDMGGMTLASTGVDGMVRLWQANLNGVWHEQAVLDCNGSHQ, encoded by the exons ATGGCGGATCATAAGGTGGCTCAGTTGGGGCCTGGAGCTGCGTGCTGCGGCTGGAACCACTGCGGCCGGCGCCTAGCCGCCGGCGCCGTCGATGGGTCCGTTTCCGTCTACGATTCTCAGCCGTCCCCCTCCTCCAAGTGGCAG GCCCATGAGCATGCCATAGTGGCTGTCGTCTGGCTTCCTCCGGACTACGGGGATGCTATAGCTTGTGTCTGTGCTGACGGTACACTGTCTTTGTGGGAGGAGATTGCTGAAG ATGATCAACTTCCAATCTGGAGAAAATGTAAAGTCTTTGAGGGTGGCAGTTCCCACATCCTAAATGTACAGTTTGGTGTGCTGCTGTCAAGTCTGAAAATG GTTATTGCATACTCAGATGGTCAAGTGAAAGTCTATGAACTTTTGGATTCGTTGGAATTGGACAAGTGGCAGCTTCAG GCAGAGCTACAGAATATTACCGATCCTGTTTCCAGAATTGGGAAGCCAGCATGCATTTCTGCATCAATTGCATGGAGTCCAAGAAGAGGTGAAGGCCAGCAGGCTAGTTTTGCTATTGGTTTCAATTCGGATTCTCCAAACTTTAACTCTTGCAAG atttgggagtttgaagaaGCTCACCAGCGCTGGCTTCCACTTATTGAACTTGGTTCACCGGAGGATAAGGGGGAGAGAGTACATGCTCTAGCATGGGCTCCTAACATTGGCAG ACCATATGAGATGATAGCAGTTGCAACCTGCAAAGGCATTGCAGTGTGGCATGTAGGCTTCAACCCTGAATCTGACGGCAGACTGTCAACAGAGAATGTTGCTGTACTTCCCAGCCACAATGGGGAG GTATGGCAACTGGAATGGGACATGGGCGGTATGACGCTCGCATCGACCGGAGTGGATGGCATGGTTAGGCTATGGCAAGCCAACTTAAATGGAGTTTGGCATGAGCAGGCTGTGCTTGACTGCAATGGGTCACACCAGTAA